From the Gasterosteus aculeatus chromosome 13, fGasAcu3.hap1.1, whole genome shotgun sequence genome, one window contains:
- the LOC144386393 gene encoding UDP-glucuronosyltransferase 2A2-like codes for MKSGQSLSACVLLLLCGTWSTDGGNILVWYTEGSHWINMKPLLETLIDRGHQVTVLVPSTSMFMSTKEPSRFVYQPFNVSVSMETLEELFEEYLHFSMYKIDHMSYVQMYIRYMDLMSQDLQNALKYVDGVVKSEPIMKKLKEGKYDLLLADPIFHGGDLVADILGIPLVLSVRFSLAHHWERQCGQLPAPPSFVPGAMSKLTDRMDFSERVGNFLFYALQDIVINHVNWKVLDKYYSEVKGTPTSACETMGRAEIWLMRTYWDFDFPRPSLPNFKFVGGIHCRPAKPLPEDMEEFVQSSGDAGIVVFSLGSFIKNITTEKANMIASALAQIPQKVLWRYGREAPVTLGSNTRIYNWIPQNDLLGHPKTRAFITHGGANGIYEAIYHGVPMVGIPMFADQPDNMVHVAAKGAAVNVNLNLMKTEDLRDAVNTVINVKSYKENALRLSRIHHDRPMSPLDEAVFWMEFTMRNKGAKHLRVQAHELTWYQYHSLDVLALVLAIVLVLVLLFVKTCSFCFRRCCGRKATAKKRKAE; via the exons ATGAAGTCGGGGCAGAGTCTCTCTGCGTGTGTCCTGCTGCTACTTTGCGGGACATGGAGCACAGACGGGGGGAACATTTTGGTGTGGTACACTGAAGGCAGCCACTGGATCAACATGAAGCCTCTGCTGGAGACGCTGATCGACAGGGGACACCAGGTGACGGTTCTGGTCCCGAGCACGTCCATGTTCATGAGCACCAAGGAGCCTTCTCGCTTTGTCTACCAACCCTTCAACGTCTCCGTTTCTATGGAGACCTTGGAGGAGCTTTTTGAGGAGTACCTTCACTTCTCCATGTATAAGATAGATCACATGAGCTACGTGCAGATGTACATCAGATACATGGATTTGATGAGTCAAGACCTCCAAAATGCTTTAAAGTATGTAGACGGCGTGGTGAAATCTGAACCCATCatgaagaagctgaaggagggAAAATACGACCTTCTTCTGGCCGACCCCATCTTCCACGGCGGCGACTTAGTAGCAGACATCTTGGGCATCCCACTGGTCTTGTCCGTACGGTTCTCTCTTGCCCATCACTGGGAAAGACAGTGTGGTCAGCtacctgctcctccttccttcgTACCCGGCGCCATGAGCAAACTCACCGACAGGATGGACTTCTCTGAGAGAGTGGGGAACTTCCTCTTCTACGCGCTGCAGGACATCGTGATCAATCATGTAAACTGGAAAGTGCTCGATAAATATTACTCTGAAGTCAAAG GAACACCCACCAGTGCCTGTGAGACGATGGGTCGGGCAGAAATCTGGTTGATGCGAACTTACTGGGATTTTGATTTCCCTCGTCCTTCCCTCCCCAACTTCAAATTTGTTGGTGGAATTCACTGCAGACCGGCCAAACCGCTGCCAGAG GATATGGAGGAGTTTGTGCAGAGCTCTGGAGATGCCGGAATCGTGGTCTTCTCTTTGGGATCATTCATCAAGAACATCACGACAGAGAAAGCCAACATGATTGCCTCAGCCCTCGCTCAGATCCCACAAAAG gtgctTTGGAGATACGGCAGAGAAGCTCCGGTGACTTTGGGGTCCAATACGAGAATCTACAACTGGATCCCACAGAATGACCTACTGG GTCACCCAAAGACCAGAGCTTTCATCACCCATGGCGGAGCAAACGGGATATATGAGGCCATCTACCACGGCGTTCCCATGGTGGGAATTCCCATGTTCGCCGACCAACCAGACAACATGGTGCATGTGGCGGCAAAGGGAGCTGCAGTTAATGTGAACTTGAACTTGATGAAGACTGAGGACCTCAGAGATGCAGTCAACACCGTCATCAATGTCAAATC GTACAAGGAGAACGCCTTGCGGCTGTCCAGGATCCACCACGACCGACCAATGAGTCCTCTGGACGAGGCGGTGTTCTGGATGGAGTtcaccatgagaaacaaagggGCCAAGCACCTGAGGGTGCAGGCCCATGAGCTCACCTGGTACCAGTACCACAGCCTGGATGTCCTGGCCTTGGTCCTCGCCATTGTTCtggtccttgtcctcctctttgtcaaGACCTGCAGTTTCTGCTTCCGCAGGTGCTGTGGCAGAAAGGCGACGGCAAAGAAGAGGAAGGCGGAGTAG
- the LOC144382943 gene encoding UDP-glucuronosyltransferase 2A1-like, with amino-acid sequence MKPGQSLSACVLLLLCGTWSTDGGNILVWYTEGSHWINMKPLLETLIDRGHQVTVLVPSTSMFMSTKEPSRFSYEPFNVSVSMETMEKFMKDFLHFSMYEMDHMSYVQIYIRFMDMMKDNLKYSLMYLDGVVKSEPIMKKLKEAKYDLLLSDPVYPGSDLVADILGIPLVFSLRFSFANNWERQCGQLPAPPSFVPGAMSKLTDRMDFSERVWNFLFYALQDILLENIFWKELDKYYSQVKGTPTSACETMGRADIWLMRTYWDFDFPRPFLPNFKFVGGIHCRPAKPLPEDVEEFVQSSGDAGIVVFTLGSFIKNITAEKANMIASALAQIPQKVLWRYSGDKPATLGGNTRLYDWIPQNDLLGHPKTRAFITHGGTNGIYEAIYHGVPMVGIPMFADQPDNMVHVEAKGAAVTVSLNFMKKDDLRDAVNTVINDKSYKENALRLSGIHHDRPMSPLDEAVFWMEFTMRNKGAKHLRVQAHELTWYQYHSLDVLALVLAIVLVFVLLFVKTCSFCFRRCCGRKATAKKRKAE; translated from the exons ATGAAGCCGGGGCAGAGTCTCTCTGCGTGTGTCCTGCTGCTACTTTGCGGGACATGGAGCACAGACGGGGGGAACATTTTGGTGTGGTACACTGAAGGCAGCCACTGGATCAACATGAAGCCTCTGCTGGAGACGCTGATCGACAGGGGACACCAGGTGACGGTTCTGGTCCCGAGCACGTCCATGTTCATGAGCACCAAGGAGCCTTCTCGCTTCAGCTACGAACCCTTCAACGTCTCCGTTTCTATGGAGACAATGGAGAAGTTCATGAAAGACTTCCTTCACTTCTCCATGTATGAGATGGATCACATGAGCTACGTACAGATTTATATCAGATTCATGGATATGATGAAGGACAACTTGAAGTATTCTTTGATGTATTTGGACGGCGTGGTGAAATCTGAACCCATCATGAAGAAACTGAAGGAGGCAAAATACGACCTTCTTCTGTCGGACCCTGTCTATCCTGGCAGCGACTTAGTAGCAGACATCTTGGGCATCCCCCTGGTCTTCTCCTTACGGTTTTCCTTCGCTAATAACTGGGAAAGACAGTGTGGTCAGCtacctgctcctccttccttcgTACCCGGCGCCATGAGCAAACTCACCGACAGGATGGACTTCTCTGAGAGAGTGTGGAACTTCCTCTTCTACGCGCTGCAGGACATCCTgttagaaaacattttttggaaaGAACTTGATAAATATTACTCCCAAGTCAAAG GAACACCCACCAGTGCCTGTGAGACGATGGGTCGAGCAGATATCTGGTTGATGCGAACCTACTGGGATTTTGATTTCCCTCGTCCTTTCCTCCCTAACTTCAAATTTGTTGGTGGAATTCACTGCAGACCGGCCAAACCGCTGCCAGAG GACGTGGAGGAGTTTGTGCAGAGTTCTGGAGATGCCGGAATTGTGGTCTTCACATTGGGATCATTCATCAAGAACATCACAGCAGAGAAAGCCAACATGATAGCATCTGCCCTCGCTCAGATCCCACAAAAG GTGCTGTGGAGATACAGTGGAGACAAACCAGCAACTCTGGGTGGGAACACCAGATTATACGACTGGATCCCTCAGAATGACCTACTGG GTCACCCCAAGACCAGAGCTTTCATCACCCACGGTGGCACAAACGGCATCTATGAGGCCATCTACCACGGCGTTCCCATGGTGGGAATTCCCATGTTCGCCGACCAGCCAGACAACATGGTCCACGTTGAGGCAAAGGGAGCTGCAGTCACCGTGAGCTTGAACTTCATGAAGAAGGACGACCTCAGAGATGCAGTCAACACCGTCATCAATGACAAATC GTACAAGGAGAACGCCTTGCGGCTGTCCGGGATCCACCACGACCGACCAATGAGTCCTCTGGACGAGGCGGTGTTCTGGATGGAGTtcaccatgagaaacaaagggGCCAAGCACCTGAGGGTGCAGGCCCATGAGCTCACCTGGTACCAGTACCACAGCCTGGATGTCCTGGCCTTGGTCCTCGCCATTGTTCTggtctttgtcctcctctttgtcaaGACCTGCAGTTTCTGCTTCCGCAGGTGCTGTGGCAGAAAGGCGACGGCAAAGAAGAGGAAGGCGGAGTAG
- the tal2 gene encoding T-cell acute lymphocytic leukemia protein 2, whose protein sequence is MTRKVFTNTRERWRQHNVNTAFAELRKLIPTHPPEKKLSKNEILRLAMRYINFLVQLLESQSGQPAGHSPAALLTFLRGNMQQLHSPPHGWALTSDTEVPSPGSSCDGSEAW, encoded by the coding sequence ATGACCAGGAAGGTGTTCACCAACACGAGGGAGCGCTGGCGCCAGCACAACGTCAACACGGCCTTCGCCGAGCTGCGCAAGCTCATCCCCACCCACCCTCCGGAGAAGAAGCTGAGCAAGAACGAGATCCTGCGGCTGGCCATGCGCTACATCAACTTCCTGGTGCAGCTGCTGGAGAGCCAGAGCGGCCAGCCGGCCGGCCACTCCCCCGCCGCCCTGCTCACCTTCCTCCGAGGAAACATGCAGCAGCTGCACTCCCCTCCGCACGGCTGGGCCCTGACCAGCGACACCGAGGTCCCGTCGCCCGGCTCCAGCTGCGACGGCTCCGAGGCCTGGTAG